A genomic region of Oncorhynchus mykiss isolate Arlee chromosome 2, USDA_OmykA_1.1, whole genome shotgun sequence contains the following coding sequences:
- the LOC110520867 gene encoding sugar transporter SWEET1 has product MEFLQFLSWACIVFTVGMFSTGLTDLKRMRASKSADNVQFLPFLTTCLNNLGWLYYGILKTDGTLVLVNTIGACLQSLYILCYCQYTNDKRRVTSQTLLAGGVVCGGWLYFSVVLPQGESQLAQLGLTCSLFTISMYLSPLADLMEIVRTGSVERLSFSLTVATFLTSTSWTLYGLQLQDYYIMVPNTPGIVTSLIRFFLFWRFASVNQGVPSYKLIEI; this is encoded by the exons ATGGAGTTTTTGCAGTTTCTATCATGGGCGTGCATCGTATTTACAGTCGGGATGTTCTCGACTGGACT gacggACCTGAAGAGGATGAGAGCTTCCAAAAGTGCAGATAACGTCCAgttcctccccttcctcaccaCATGCCTCAA taacCTGGGCTGGCTGTATTATGGGATACTGAAGACGGATGGGACTCTGGTCCTGGTTAACACCATAGGAGCCTGTCTACAGTCCCTCTACATCCTCTGCTACTGCCAGTACACCAATGACAAG AGGCGAGTGACCTCTCAGACATTACTAGCAGGAGGAGTGGTCTGTGGAGGCTGGCTGTACTTCAGTGTTGTCCTGCCTCAGGGAGAGTCTCAGCTGGCCCAGCTAGGTCTCACCTGCAGCCTGTTCACTATCAGCATGTACCTGAGTCCACTCGCTGACCTG aTGGAGATCGTGCGTACTGGTAGTGTGGAGCGTTTGTCCTTCTCTTTGACTGTAGCTACCTTCctcacctcaacatcctggaCGCTCTATGGACTACAGCTGCAAGACTACtatatcatg GTTCCAAACACGCCAGGCATTGTGACCAGTCTCATCCGGTTCTTCCTGTTCTGGAGATTTGCATCTGTCAATCAAGGCGTGCCATCCTATAAGCTCATCGAAATTTAA